Proteins from one Pyrobaculum neutrophilum V24Sta genomic window:
- a CDS encoding [LysW]-aminoadipate/[LysW]-glutamate kinase: protein MIVVKIGGSVVCKDPTKVVENLPNYADKAVVVHGGGCLVNDLLKRMGVEPKFLTHPGGLVSRYTDLETLKVFVMAMSWINKSIVASLHALGVEALGLTGADLGVVKARRKEKVLVVDERGRQRVVDGGYVGRVVDIAVDKLRPPPLKVLSPVAVSERGELLNIDGDQLAFDVAKRLGAERLVLLSDVDGLIIGGSVVPRLTAAQAEELVKNEEVRGGMKRKLLMAAEAAKLGLEVVISNGLVDKPIDAALSGRGTHVVKG from the coding sequence ATGATTGTGGTGAAGATAGGCGGGTCTGTGGTGTGTAAGGACCCCACCAAGGTGGTGGAGAATCTGCCGAACTACGCAGACAAGGCCGTGGTGGTCCACGGCGGGGGTTGCCTCGTCAACGACCTGCTGAAGAGGATGGGAGTTGAGCCAAAGTTCCTAACCCACCCGGGCGGCCTGGTGAGCCGGTACACTGACCTGGAAACTCTAAAGGTCTTCGTCATGGCTATGTCCTGGATCAACAAGTCCATAGTGGCGTCTCTCCACGCGTTGGGGGTGGAGGCGCTTGGCCTCACAGGCGCCGACCTCGGCGTTGTTAAAGCTAGGCGGAAGGAGAAGGTTCTTGTGGTAGACGAGCGAGGTAGGCAGAGGGTGGTGGACGGCGGATACGTGGGGCGCGTGGTCGACATCGCCGTGGACAAGCTGAGGCCTCCGCCTCTCAAGGTCCTATCGCCCGTGGCGGTGTCGGAGAGAGGGGAGCTTCTCAACATCGACGGGGATCAGCTGGCCTTCGACGTGGCGAAGAGGCTTGGGGCAGAGCGGCTGGTGTTGCTCAGCGACGTAGACGGCTTGATAATAGGCGGAAGCGTGGTGCCGCGGCTCACGGCCGCTCAGGCGGAGGAGTTGGTCAAAAACGAGGAGGTGAGGGGCGGCATGAAGAGGAAGTTGCTGATGGCGGCGGAGGCGGCTAAGCTGGGGCTTGAGGTGGTGATCTCAAACGGCCTTGTGGATAAGCCCATCGACGCCGCCCTCTCCGGCCGCGGGACCCACGTGGTCAAGGGATAA
- a CDS encoding argininosuccinate lyase, whose protein sequence is MSFYRSWIGGEGELVRRYTSSIRDDAEIVEEVVKIMEAHVRHLAEVGAAPKEAAEAVAKALREVEPERLLTSEFEDVHEALEKWLVDRLGEEVAGWIGLGRSRNDHVAAAIRLAALRKTGVLKKAVERMRCVLAKRALEYADCAMPSFTHFQPAQAITFGHYLLAVDELAGEFLHVLKPVEELLKRSPLGAGPAGGARAPIDRERVAKLAGFEGVVENALYASGSRFFALALASAVVSFLVELSRAVDDFIRWNSPLVGYVAAPDSHVSTSSIMPHKRNLVTLEVFRARAAEALGHLAALHAVVMKIGMGYSLDLQEATRHLWAVLNIASEGVEVFTDFLEKMSFDCGRARRDAERYYSTSSDTAEEAALRGVPFRRAYFQLAREIREGAARLLPVDEALRRPTRGSANPEEVKRAASARLVFCREKPL, encoded by the coding sequence ATGTCCTTCTACCGCTCCTGGATAGGAGGAGAGGGGGAACTCGTCAGGAGGTACACATCAAGCATTAGAGACGACGCCGAGATTGTGGAGGAGGTGGTAAAGATCATGGAGGCACACGTTAGACATCTGGCGGAGGTTGGTGCGGCGCCTAAGGAGGCAGCCGAAGCCGTGGCGAAGGCCCTGCGCGAGGTGGAGCCGGAGCGGCTTCTAACAAGCGAGTTCGAGGATGTGCATGAGGCCTTGGAGAAGTGGTTGGTGGACAGGCTCGGGGAGGAGGTGGCGGGTTGGATCGGCCTAGGCCGCTCCCGCAACGACCACGTAGCGGCTGCGATTAGGCTCGCCGCCCTTAGGAAAACCGGCGTGCTGAAGAAAGCGGTAGAGAGGATGAGGTGCGTCTTGGCGAAGAGGGCGCTGGAGTATGCAGACTGCGCCATGCCCAGCTTCACCCACTTCCAGCCGGCCCAAGCCATCACCTTCGGCCACTACCTCCTCGCGGTGGACGAGCTGGCGGGGGAGTTTCTCCACGTCTTGAAGCCGGTGGAGGAGTTGCTCAAGAGGTCGCCCCTCGGCGCGGGGCCCGCCGGCGGGGCCAGGGCGCCCATAGACCGCGAGAGGGTGGCTAAGCTCGCGGGCTTCGAGGGGGTGGTGGAGAACGCCCTATACGCCTCGGGGAGCCGCTTCTTCGCGCTGGCGCTGGCCTCCGCCGTGGTCTCCTTCTTGGTTGAGCTGTCCCGCGCCGTGGACGACTTCATCAGGTGGAACAGCCCTCTTGTCGGCTACGTCGCGGCGCCCGACAGCCACGTCTCGACCAGTAGCATAATGCCGCACAAGAGGAACTTGGTAACGCTGGAGGTGTTTAGGGCTAGAGCCGCCGAGGCCCTCGGCCACCTCGCCGCCTTACACGCAGTAGTTATGAAGATCGGGATGGGCTACAGCCTAGACCTCCAGGAGGCCACGAGGCACCTCTGGGCCGTGTTGAACATAGCCTCCGAGGGCGTAGAGGTGTTCACCGACTTCCTCGAGAAGATGTCTTTCGACTGCGGGAGGGCTAGACGGGACGCGGAGAGGTACTACTCCACCTCATCCGACACCGCCGAGGAGGCGGCCCTCCGCGGCGTGCCGTTCCGCCGCGCCTACTTCCAGTTGGCTAGGGAGATAAGGGAGGGGGCCGCCAGGCTTCTGCCCGTGGACGAGGCGCTGAGGAGACCCACCCGCGGCTCCGCGAACCCCGAGGAGGTGAAGAGGGCGGCATCAGCGCGGCTGGTCTTTTGCAGAGAGAAGCCTCTCTAG
- a CDS encoding alpha-aminoadipate/glutamate carrier protein LysW, which translates to MAKQKLVVTCKVCGTEFELPEDVMDGEIASCPTCGARYIVRVKGGSVTLEEFKGDVEDYGE; encoded by the coding sequence ATGGCTAAGCAGAAACTGGTCGTAACATGTAAGGTCTGCGGTACGGAGTTTGAGCTACCGGAGGACGTGATGGACGGCGAAATCGCCAGCTGTCCCACATGCGGCGCTAGATACATCGTGAGGGTGAAGGGAGGCTCCGTCACGTTGGAGGAGTTCAAAGGCGACGTGGAGGACTATGGCGAGTAA
- a CDS encoding AAA family ATPase has product MEELVNKVAQVRKTLDSLFYKFTDEITASLTAVLTRENFILIGPPGTAKTMLVASTSKLLKARWFYRLLTKFTEVEEVIGPIDVVELLKGNVKRIYTNSIVEADFALLDEIFNASSAILNTMLTILNERVIYDGGSIIPVKTWTVFGATNRIPDEEELQALYDRFPLRVFTKYAEPDETENLIKAGLRLRRDLERLTPLMTMEEVKKLNEYVQSYVYENMDAIVRHISPIVASYLDHVVISNRTRVKVPLYVVSYLSVLGISPSDIDSATLRAATLKVLKYLVKDREDLSEYETFLTTHMPGNLSALYDMVNEIKALVANNALSIAREKIKEAYEILDKSIADPVVYRFFQVEIEEIKSTLDMLRSQL; this is encoded by the coding sequence GTGGAGGAGCTTGTGAACAAGGTGGCGCAGGTGAGGAAAACTCTTGACTCCCTCTTCTACAAGTTCACAGACGAGATCACGGCGAGTCTCACCGCCGTGTTAACCAGGGAGAACTTCATACTAATCGGGCCTCCTGGCACCGCCAAGACGATGCTGGTTGCGTCTACCTCCAAGCTCCTCAAGGCCAGGTGGTTCTACCGCCTGTTGACCAAGTTCACGGAGGTGGAGGAGGTGATCGGCCCCATCGACGTGGTGGAGCTACTTAAGGGAAACGTCAAGAGGATATACACCAACTCGATAGTCGAGGCGGACTTCGCCCTCCTGGACGAGATCTTCAACGCCTCAAGCGCTATACTCAACACCATGCTCACAATACTAAACGAGAGGGTCATATACGACGGGGGGAGCATCATACCCGTCAAGACCTGGACCGTGTTTGGCGCAACCAACCGGATCCCAGACGAGGAGGAGCTTCAGGCGCTGTACGACAGATTCCCGCTGAGGGTTTTCACGAAATACGCCGAGCCGGACGAGACCGAGAACTTGATAAAGGCGGGGCTGAGGCTGAGGAGAGACCTAGAGAGGCTCACCCCCCTAATGACCATGGAGGAGGTGAAGAAGCTCAACGAATACGTCCAGAGCTACGTGTATGAGAACATGGACGCCATCGTGAGACACATATCGCCCATAGTCGCCTCCTACCTAGACCACGTGGTTATATCCAACAGGACCAGGGTTAAGGTCCCCCTCTACGTGGTATCCTACCTCTCAGTGTTGGGGATAAGCCCGTCTGATATCGACTCGGCGACCTTGAGGGCGGCCACGCTGAAGGTCCTCAAGTACCTGGTGAAGGACAGGGAGGATCTGTCAGAGTACGAGACCTTCCTCACCACCCACATGCCGGGGAACCTCTCCGCGCTGTACGATATGGTCAACGAAATAAAGGCGTTGGTGGCCAACAACGCGCTGTCGATCGCTAGGGAGAAGATCAAGGAGGCCTACGAGATACTGGACAAGTCGATAGCGGATCCGGTGGTCTACCGCTTCTTCCAGGTTGAGATCGAGGAGATAAAGTCCACCCTCGACATGTTGAGAAGCCAGCTGTGA
- the argC gene encoding N-acetyl-gamma-glutamyl-phosphate reductase, which yields MKKVCIIGASGFTGGELLRLLLSHSGVEVVCATSRKFKGEFVYRVHPNLRGFTQLKFVEPTIDAALKADVVFLALPHGESVKWVPKLYESGVAVFDLSADFRLKDPNAYVEWYKWPQPHPYPDLLQKAVYGQPELHRDELVGAKLVAVPGCMATASILMLAPLAKYGQLGEVPPVVDAKIGSSGAGAEGSIVDLHSYRTYVVRPYEPVHHRHIAEIEQELSRLAGRRVRVAFTPHAVDIVRGIFTTGHVYLDKLPAEADMWKYYRSMYGDSKFIRIVKDRLGISRYPNVKYVLGSNVVDVGFELDPRLNRVVTFAAIDNLVRGASGQAVQAFNVAMGFPEDEGLRQIPVAPI from the coding sequence ATGAAGAAGGTCTGCATAATCGGGGCCTCGGGCTTCACGGGAGGCGAGTTGCTGAGGCTGTTGCTGAGCCACAGCGGGGTTGAGGTGGTATGCGCCACCTCTAGGAAGTTCAAGGGGGAGTTCGTCTATAGGGTCCACCCAAACCTCAGAGGCTTCACCCAGCTGAAGTTCGTGGAGCCCACCATAGACGCAGCGTTGAAAGCCGACGTGGTCTTCCTCGCCCTCCCCCACGGCGAGTCTGTGAAGTGGGTCCCCAAGCTCTACGAGTCCGGGGTGGCGGTCTTCGACCTAAGCGCCGACTTCCGGCTCAAGGACCCCAACGCCTACGTGGAGTGGTACAAGTGGCCGCAGCCCCACCCCTACCCCGACCTCCTCCAGAAGGCCGTCTACGGCCAGCCGGAGCTACACCGCGACGAGCTCGTCGGGGCTAAGCTTGTGGCTGTGCCCGGATGTATGGCGACCGCCTCGATCCTTATGTTGGCGCCTCTGGCGAAGTACGGCCAGCTGGGGGAGGTGCCCCCCGTGGTCGACGCCAAGATCGGCTCCAGCGGGGCGGGGGCGGAGGGGTCCATCGTCGACCTCCACAGCTATAGGACGTACGTGGTTAGACCCTACGAGCCTGTACACCACCGCCACATCGCGGAGATAGAGCAGGAGCTGAGCCGCCTGGCTGGCAGGCGGGTGAGGGTGGCCTTTACGCCGCACGCCGTGGACATAGTAAGAGGCATCTTCACAACAGGCCACGTCTATCTAGACAAGCTCCCGGCAGAGGCGGACATGTGGAAGTACTACAGGTCCATGTACGGCGACTCCAAGTTCATTAGAATAGTGAAAGATAGGTTGGGCATCTCCCGCTACCCCAACGTGAAGTACGTCCTCGGCTCCAACGTGGTGGACGTGGGATTTGAGCTGGACCCGAGGCTCAACAGGGTGGTGACCTTCGCGGCGATAGACAACTTGGTGCGGGGCGCCTCCGGCCAGGCGGTGCAGGCCTTCAACGTCGCGATGGGCTTCCCCGAGGACGAGGGCTTGCGGCAGATCCCGGTGGCCCCCATATGA
- a CDS encoding vWA domain-containing protein, which yields MTGALLNVDYNDELTRLRVHEIVRYLQRVGIPIKLAKIPNEVIADSFYVHYRKPILRESPGPGEALWYQFLRTYLSSEIYQEVFQISRYNYQVSRSASVKLLRAYNSLMTRIERGAVGGVDQQDPSAQQQLRQEIQSLLRFYMGNIKNLEKLRRSITKTLGNEVGKEAAELLFDIDIDPYRARLAKILETFVETLSAIQEELEEGAQEERKGVISGIARLRAFEDLQRATPLSKAIYLHSRALFGYKIATKSLSIYDTSLDTREKIYLLIDKSGSMFYTLYDGVAMDMTQKITWATALAVALMKRSRRTVLRFFDQMVYPPIYSTKEIIKSLLRVLPLGGTDITAAVHTAIRDAKQQGLHSYKLVIVTDGEDDMVHPEVLKAAKAAFREVKAVLIGGNNEVIEENLPTIKISTINIESLRKTLKSI from the coding sequence GTGACCGGCGCACTTCTAAACGTGGACTACAACGACGAGCTCACCCGCCTGAGGGTACACGAGATAGTTAGATACCTCCAGCGTGTGGGTATCCCGATAAAGCTCGCCAAGATCCCCAACGAGGTAATCGCCGACTCCTTCTACGTACACTACAGGAAGCCGATACTCAGGGAGTCGCCGGGCCCCGGCGAGGCTCTGTGGTACCAGTTCCTGAGGACGTACCTATCCTCGGAGATATACCAGGAGGTCTTCCAGATCAGCCGATACAACTACCAAGTCTCAAGATCAGCCTCCGTGAAGCTACTCCGGGCCTACAACAGCTTGATGACGAGGATAGAGCGGGGCGCCGTCGGAGGCGTAGATCAGCAGGACCCCTCGGCCCAACAGCAGCTACGTCAGGAGATACAGAGCCTCCTCAGGTTCTACATGGGCAACATCAAAAACCTGGAGAAGCTCAGGAGGTCTATAACCAAGACCCTGGGCAACGAGGTTGGGAAGGAGGCGGCGGAGCTCCTCTTCGACATAGACATAGACCCCTACAGAGCCCGCCTTGCTAAAATCTTGGAGACCTTCGTGGAGACCCTCTCCGCCATCCAGGAGGAGCTGGAGGAGGGGGCGCAGGAGGAGAGAAAAGGCGTGATCTCCGGCATAGCCCGGCTCAGGGCTTTCGAAGATCTTCAGAGGGCTACGCCCCTGAGCAAGGCGATATACCTCCACTCAAGAGCGCTGTTTGGCTACAAGATCGCCACCAAGTCGCTCTCTATCTACGACACGTCGTTGGACACCCGCGAGAAGATATACCTCCTCATAGACAAATCGGGCTCCATGTTCTACACACTCTACGACGGCGTGGCGATGGACATGACCCAGAAGATCACCTGGGCAACGGCGCTGGCGGTAGCCCTCATGAAGAGGAGCAGGAGGACCGTGTTGAGGTTCTTCGACCAGATGGTCTACCCGCCCATATACAGCACCAAGGAGATAATAAAATCCCTCCTGCGGGTCCTCCCCCTGGGGGGAACCGACATAACGGCGGCGGTTCACACAGCCATAAGAGATGCAAAACAGCAGGGACTCCACAGCTACAAACTCGTCATAGTTACCGACGGCGAAGACGACATGGTACACCCGGAGGTGCTCAAGGCGGCGAAAGCCGCCTTTAGAGAGGTGAAGGCGGTGTTAATCGGCGGAAACAACGAGGTAATAGAGGAGAATCTGCCAACGATAAAGATAAGCACTATCAACATAGAATCTCTTAGGAAAACGCTAAAAAGTATTTAA
- a CDS encoding ABC transporter ATP-binding protein produces the protein MGLAVELQDVSVRYGDFLALKNVNLNVEAGEGMVLLGPSGSGKSTILRTIAGFVKPSAGRVYIGGKDVTDLPPERRGVSMLFQDLALFPHLDVFENVAFGLRVRRVPEEEVRKRVRWALELVRLDPSQHGRRRIHQLSGGQQQRVALARALVVEPEVLLLDEPFSHIDVDIKSRLLEELKVLHNKLGFTLIYVTHDRHEAVEVGDRIALVRDGVVVQVGKPIELYRRPRNRFVAEFFGEANILPAAALGISSGGYAVVRPEDVVLGGNTTYRFRGRVVDVTFMWHYLKVEIQSDGHVIKAYVDLDTPVALNDEVEFGFDARDVYVVEE, from the coding sequence GTGGGGCTTGCGGTGGAGCTCCAAGACGTCTCCGTTAGATACGGCGATTTTCTAGCCCTTAAGAACGTTAATCTAAACGTGGAGGCGGGGGAGGGGATGGTGCTTCTAGGGCCATCCGGCTCCGGCAAATCCACAATCCTAAGGACGATTGCCGGCTTCGTCAAACCGTCTGCGGGGAGGGTCTATATAGGGGGGAAAGACGTGACAGACCTCCCGCCAGAGAGGAGGGGGGTCTCCATGCTGTTTCAAGACCTCGCCCTCTTCCCGCATCTAGACGTGTTTGAAAACGTGGCATTCGGGCTTAGGGTGAGGAGGGTGCCCGAGGAGGAGGTGAGGAAGAGGGTGAGGTGGGCGCTGGAGCTTGTCCGCCTCGACCCCTCGCAACACGGGAGGAGGAGGATACATCAGCTGTCGGGGGGCCAACAGCAGAGGGTTGCCTTGGCGAGGGCGTTGGTGGTGGAGCCGGAGGTGCTCCTCCTCGACGAGCCCTTCAGCCACATCGATGTAGACATCAAAAGCAGGCTTTTGGAGGAGCTGAAGGTGCTCCATAACAAGCTCGGCTTCACCCTGATCTACGTCACACATGACAGACACGAGGCCGTGGAGGTGGGGGATAGAATCGCTCTCGTCAGAGACGGGGTGGTGGTGCAGGTGGGGAAACCCATCGAGCTCTATAGGAGACCTAGGAACAGATTCGTCGCGGAGTTCTTCGGAGAGGCCAACATACTGCCCGCCGCAGCGCTCGGGATTTCAAGCGGGGGCTACGCTGTGGTGCGCCCAGAGGACGTCGTGTTGGGCGGCAACACGACCTACAGGTTCCGCGGCAGGGTGGTTGACGTCACCTTCATGTGGCACTACCTCAAGGTGGAGATACAGAGCGACGGCCACGTCATCAAGGCCTACGTGGATCTAGACACCCCAGTCGCGCTCAACGACGAGGTTGAATTCGGGTTCGACGCAAGGGATGTCTACGTGGTGGAGGAATGA
- a CDS encoding CBS domain-containing protein encodes MNCGDIAAKPPVVVTPDATVEEAAEKMITHRVGLLVVVDKETRRKPIGVVSERDLLKAVAGKMPPTTTVDKVGTMGNYVYVYADDPITVAARKMKQNNVRHVVVLDRGGELYGVISIRDLIGERKVLEILAKEWAPSME; translated from the coding sequence ATGAACTGTGGAGACATCGCCGCAAAACCTCCTGTCGTCGTTACGCCAGACGCCACGGTGGAGGAGGCCGCGGAGAAGATGATCACGCACAGGGTGGGCCTCTTGGTGGTGGTAGACAAGGAAACCCGGAGGAAGCCCATCGGCGTAGTCTCCGAGAGGGATCTCCTAAAGGCCGTCGCGGGGAAGATGCCCCCCACCACAACGGTGGATAAGGTGGGCACCATGGGGAACTACGTATACGTCTACGCCGACGACCCCATAACCGTAGCCGCGCGCAAGATGAAACAAAACAACGTGAGACACGTAGTCGTCCTGGACAGAGGCGGAGAGCTATACGGCGTAATCTCCATACGGGACCTCATAGGCGAGAGGAAGGTGCTCGAAATACTGGCCAAGGAGTGGGCTCCCTCAATGGAATAG
- a CDS encoding ABC transporter permease produces the protein MRALRLYTWGLIAALYTPVAVIVALSLNDSKLPYVWGGFTVRWYLSLLQWEQAWQALLNSLLIALAVSAASTLLGLFMAYSLRGDRYVVLSQGAVVMPEVSEALAFAAALTLAKSYTGVDLFGPIGVFLAHLAYTLPTAHVLLVPYMSYVGRNVVEAARVLGASEAKTVSAVVLPIMMPAFVATFLIVFANSFDTYIKTAFTTSPGFVTAPILLWSYAARGRGDPTMYALATLMLIPSIVAATIYFRSIKRYS, from the coding sequence ATGAGGGCTTTAAGGCTATACACCTGGGGACTCATAGCCGCGTTGTACACGCCCGTGGCGGTAATAGTGGCGCTGTCGCTCAACGACAGCAAGCTCCCCTACGTCTGGGGCGGCTTCACCGTCCGGTGGTACCTGTCGTTGCTCCAGTGGGAGCAGGCGTGGCAGGCGCTGCTGAACAGCCTGCTGATCGCCCTCGCCGTCTCCGCGGCCTCCACATTACTAGGGCTATTCATGGCCTACAGCCTTAGGGGCGACAGATACGTGGTTCTGTCACAGGGTGCGGTGGTGATGCCCGAGGTCTCAGAAGCCCTCGCCTTCGCCGCCGCTCTCACGCTGGCGAAAAGCTACACCGGCGTCGACCTCTTCGGCCCCATTGGGGTATTCCTCGCCCACCTGGCCTACACCCTCCCCACGGCCCACGTCTTACTGGTGCCCTACATGTCATACGTGGGGAGGAACGTTGTGGAGGCCGCGAGGGTGCTCGGCGCCTCTGAGGCCAAAACCGTGTCCGCCGTGGTGTTGCCTATAATGATGCCGGCGTTTGTCGCCACCTTCCTCATCGTCTTCGCCAACTCCTTCGATACGTACATAAAAACCGCCTTTACCACAAGCCCAGGATTTGTGACAGCCCCCATATTGCTCTGGAGCTACGCCGCCCGAGGAAGAGGCGACCCCACGATGTACGCCCTGGCAACCCTCATGCTGATCCCCTCCATAGTAGCCGCCACTATATACTTCCGCTCAATAAAGAGATATAGCTAA
- a CDS encoding DUF998 domain-containing protein → MRICRAFLAVGVLQFMSAVLVAERLYPGYSPSTHYISDLGAAAAPTAALFNISAAALGIAGVAAAFCLRRAHPRGWPLLASASVGVVGVALFPEDAGLPHFISAFTAFICGAASTAVIGAEAGGVYRTLGVSLAALSTAALSLMAAGLETPLGAGCLERLVAYPILIFYMAYGFGGEETG, encoded by the coding sequence GTGAGGATATGTAGAGCCTTTCTCGCAGTAGGCGTGCTTCAGTTCATGTCGGCTGTCCTAGTAGCCGAGCGTTTGTATCCCGGCTACAGCCCCTCTACTCACTACATCAGCGACTTAGGCGCTGCGGCGGCCCCCACCGCCGCTCTTTTTAACATAAGCGCCGCGGCGCTGGGCATAGCAGGCGTTGCCGCCGCGTTTTGCCTAAGGAGGGCTCATCCAAGGGGGTGGCCTCTGCTGGCCTCAGCCTCGGTGGGGGTCGTGGGGGTGGCCCTCTTCCCAGAGGACGCCGGGCTCCCCCATTTCATATCTGCCTTCACGGCGTTTATCTGCGGCGCAGCCTCAACGGCTGTGATCGGCGCCGAGGCAGGAGGCGTCTACAGAACGCTCGGCGTTAGTCTCGCCGCTTTGTCCACAGCCGCCTTGTCGTTGATGGCGGCAGGCCTGGAGACCCCGCTCGGCGCCGGGTGTCTAGAGAGGCTGGTGGCCTACCCAATACTTATATTCTACATGGCTTACGGCTTCGGTGGTGAAGAAACTGGTTAG
- a CDS encoding ABC transporter permease: MIKKIAAVSFAVVVLLFYAPFLALGYYITEGGELRLPSLSMVASTLLLAATAAAISIAVAYPAAYYLAKRGTELEFALLTAPLWVGTLLKAYSLLVLYAVLEKTVGVALWGQPLGVLVGMVYEYLPYSLLTLYASAEKLSESPVHAARALGASRIQAFLRVELPLTLPGVAAAFILVFLFAAGEVIMPAVLGAWKVYTFGNYIWDLYFKARDIFSGSVLSLMLTGMSLLATYIVVRTIRSLSI, from the coding sequence ATGATTAAGAAAATAGCGGCGGTCTCCTTCGCCGTTGTGGTGTTGCTCTTCTACGCTCCGTTTCTCGCGCTGGGGTACTACATCACAGAGGGGGGAGAGCTACGGCTACCCTCCCTATCCATGGTGGCGTCCACCCTCCTCCTAGCCGCAACCGCCGCGGCGATCTCCATAGCCGTCGCCTACCCCGCCGCCTACTACCTAGCCAAGAGGGGGACGGAGCTGGAGTTTGCCCTTCTCACGGCCCCGCTTTGGGTGGGCACGCTCCTCAAGGCGTACTCCCTCCTCGTCTTATACGCCGTATTGGAGAAGACGGTTGGCGTGGCCCTCTGGGGGCAACCCCTAGGCGTCTTGGTGGGTATGGTCTACGAGTACCTCCCCTACTCCCTGCTTACCCTCTACGCCTCTGCGGAGAAGCTGAGCGAGTCCCCCGTCCACGCAGCTAGGGCGCTGGGCGCCTCCAGGATCCAAGCCTTCCTCCGGGTGGAGCTACCGCTTACTCTGCCGGGGGTGGCGGCCGCCTTCATATTGGTCTTCCTGTTCGCCGCGGGGGAAGTCATTATGCCGGCTGTACTCGGCGCTTGGAAGGTCTACACATTCGGCAACTACATATGGGACCTCTACTTCAAGGCTAGGGACATATTCAGCGGGAGCGTGCTATCGCTTATGTTGACCGGCATGTCGCTGTTGGCGACCTACATAGTGGTGCGGACGATACGTTCCCTCTCGATATGA
- a CDS encoding DsbA family protein — MNKNVIVGIVIAAVVVAIAAVALYKNPPKSAPAPPGGTPPAGTLYIYRVRVESGHAIEMTAYYAPLANGLFYGQVANQTRTYFLVKDGMINVLAQSGDNSQRATYYNKLLEICVNSTTAATVAGEKITIGSSRCTPSPNPLPAVKTFDDLLMLIQGLPGPVNGTGWVKSGVAQTPFGQATVYTNKTEVPIVVGLTAVLSYEKQVLPDGSLYSFKVQLAYGTQVAATLTYTLVNKSQITPEVRTIIEDLSVPVAAAGGGGLDILKVAEKIGMSYNGTWPAAVVFFDLECPYCARLFVHNYTLFQGHKLVLVDLVVHPEALPAHERLRCLYKNSPAEVIPTLRQLYARFLAGDSNYTSVLPQDRCPIDANAGMQLATLLAGQNVGTPMVVVVYPNGTFTTIVGYDPKAIAAALKG, encoded by the coding sequence ATGAATAAAAACGTCATAGTTGGGATTGTGATAGCCGCGGTGGTTGTGGCCATAGCCGCCGTGGCTCTCTACAAGAATCCGCCTAAATCCGCCCCGGCTCCCCCCGGCGGCACCCCCCCTGCGGGGACTCTATACATCTACCGCGTCAGGGTGGAGAGCGGCCACGCCATTGAGATGACGGCGTACTACGCCCCCCTGGCGAACGGGCTGTTTTACGGCCAGGTGGCAAACCAGACACGTACCTACTTCCTGGTTAAAGACGGGATGATCAACGTCCTAGCCCAGTCGGGGGACAACAGCCAGAGGGCCACCTACTACAACAAGCTTCTAGAGATATGCGTCAACAGCACCACCGCCGCCACGGTGGCGGGCGAGAAGATAACTATAGGCAGTAGCAGATGCACGCCCTCTCCCAACCCCCTGCCCGCAGTGAAGACCTTCGACGACCTCCTCATGCTGATCCAGGGCTTGCCGGGCCCCGTCAACGGAACTGGCTGGGTTAAATCCGGCGTTGCCCAGACCCCCTTCGGCCAAGCGACTGTGTATACGAACAAGACCGAGGTGCCCATAGTGGTTGGCCTAACAGCGGTCTTGAGCTACGAGAAGCAGGTCCTGCCGGACGGCTCCCTATACTCCTTCAAGGTGCAACTCGCCTATGGGACACAGGTGGCCGCGACGCTGACGTACACCCTCGTCAACAAGAGCCAGATCACGCCGGAGGTGAGGACCATCATAGAAGATCTCTCGGTCCCAGTCGCCGCCGCTGGGGGAGGAGGCCTAGACATCTTGAAGGTAGCTGAGAAGATAGGCATGTCGTATAACGGGACGTGGCCCGCCGCCGTGGTCTTCTTCGACCTGGAGTGCCCCTACTGCGCCCGCCTCTTTGTACACAACTACACCCTGTTCCAGGGCCACAAGCTGGTCCTCGTCGACCTCGTGGTCCACCCCGAGGCCCTCCCGGCGCATGAAAGGCTGAGGTGCCTATACAAGAACTCGCCGGCGGAGGTTATCCCAACGCTGAGGCAGCTCTACGCCAGGTTCCTCGCAGGAGACAGCAACTACACCAGCGTTCTCCCACAGGATAGGTGCCCCATCGACGCAAACGCCGGCATGCAACTGGCGACACTCCTCGCTGGGCAAAACGTGGGGACCCCCATGGTCGTGGTGGTCTACCCAAACGGCACCTTCACAACAATTGTGGGCTACGACCCAAAGGCAATAGCGGCGGCGCTGAAGGGCTAA